In a genomic window of Pirellulales bacterium:
- a CDS encoding GNAT family N-acetyltransferase, translating to MHIETVAAGNFEAMLPLMAAYQVFYRATPDEDRNRRHFGRFLQDHSRGIQFLARDDAGKAVGMATLYFTCSSVRAAEQCLMNDLYVLPELRGQGIGRTLIKHCRDYARAHGYPAIVWTTAADNATAQRLYDSLSAERSEWIHYRLPV from the coding sequence ATGCACATCGAAACCGTCGCGGCCGGTAACTTCGAGGCTATGCTGCCGCTGATGGCGGCCTATCAGGTGTTCTACCGCGCCACGCCAGACGAAGATCGCAATCGCCGGCACTTCGGCCGCTTTCTCCAGGATCACTCGCGAGGGATTCAGTTTCTTGCGCGTGATGATGCCGGCAAGGCCGTCGGCATGGCCACGTTGTATTTCACGTGCAGCTCGGTCCGGGCGGCCGAACAGTGCCTGATGAACGACCTGTATGTCCTGCCCGAACTGCGTGGACAAGGAATCGGGCGAACATTGATCAAGCACTGCCGCGATTACGCCCGGGCGCATGGCTACCCGGCCATCGTGTGGACCACGGCCGCTGACAATGCCACGGCCCAGCGGTTGTACGACAGCCTGTCGGCCGAGCGCAGCGAGTGGATCCACTACCGGCTGCCTG
- a CDS encoding redoxin domain-containing protein, whose amino-acid sequence MSAEPAAAPTVLLAKQAPDFTLPDAEGKPHALADLASAKFVVVAFLGTECPLAKLYGPRLEHLAAEYAERGVRVIAIDANVQDTPEEIAIYAREHGLTFPILKDAGNVVADKFGAVRTPEVFLLDGERVARYHGRIDDQFVGTVQKANVGRRDLATAIDELLAGKTVSQPESPGPGCFVGRAPRPAADATVTYSKHIARIFQERCVECHRPGEIGPFSMTSYAEVIGWGETIREVVDQGRMPPWFADPKHGHFSNDARLTDQEKQDIAAWVDAGCPEGNPQDLPAPRTYTDGWNIPTPDVVFKMRAEPFQVPAEGKVDYQHFVIDPGFTEDKWSVASEARPGNRSVVHHILVFLHPPGQPLEIGRGSLLAAYAPGAPPRQVTKGQAKRIPAGSKIIMQIHYTTNGRPQQDLSSLGLKLCDASEVKQEVESGWAVNFGIAIPPNMANFKSFSMHRFTDDRLLLFLTPHMHMRGKSFRYEAWYPNGKREILLDVPRWDFNWQIDYVLAEPKLMPKGTQLRCFATYDNSAGNPANPDPSKWVFFGEQTWDEMMIGWFTAVTPLPDASAEKPAAAPAEATSGR is encoded by the coding sequence ATGAGTGCCGAGCCTGCTGCGGCGCCGACGGTTCTGCTTGCCAAGCAGGCTCCCGATTTCACCTTGCCCGACGCCGAGGGTAAGCCACATGCACTTGCCGATCTGGCGAGTGCGAAGTTCGTGGTCGTAGCATTCCTGGGCACAGAATGCCCGCTGGCAAAACTCTACGGCCCTCGACTGGAACACCTCGCCGCAGAATACGCCGAGCGTGGCGTACGCGTGATTGCCATCGACGCGAACGTCCAAGACACTCCGGAAGAAATTGCCATTTATGCCCGCGAACACGGCCTGACATTCCCCATTCTGAAAGACGCGGGCAATGTCGTAGCGGATAAGTTCGGCGCCGTGCGCACGCCGGAAGTGTTCCTGCTCGACGGCGAGCGCGTCGCGCGCTATCACGGTCGCATCGACGATCAGTTCGTCGGGACGGTGCAGAAGGCGAACGTTGGCCGGCGCGATCTGGCCACGGCGATCGATGAGTTGCTGGCCGGCAAGACAGTTTCTCAACCCGAGTCGCCGGGCCCTGGTTGCTTTGTGGGGCGCGCACCACGTCCGGCCGCGGACGCGACCGTGACTTACTCCAAGCACATCGCGCGCATCTTCCAGGAGCGCTGTGTGGAATGCCATCGGCCAGGCGAGATTGGCCCCTTCTCGATGACCAGCTATGCCGAGGTCATCGGCTGGGGCGAAACGATTCGCGAAGTCGTCGATCAGGGGCGCATGCCTCCCTGGTTCGCCGATCCCAAGCACGGCCACTTCAGCAATGATGCGCGCCTCACGGACCAGGAAAAACAGGACATCGCCGCGTGGGTCGACGCCGGCTGTCCCGAAGGAAATCCGCAGGATCTGCCCGCCCCGCGCACGTACACCGATGGCTGGAATATTCCCACGCCGGACGTTGTCTTCAAAATGCGGGCCGAGCCATTCCAGGTGCCGGCCGAGGGGAAGGTCGATTACCAACATTTCGTGATCGATCCCGGCTTCACCGAGGACAAGTGGTCGGTCGCCAGCGAAGCGCGCCCCGGCAATCGCTCCGTGGTGCATCACATCCTGGTTTTCCTTCACCCGCCCGGGCAGCCGCTCGAGATCGGTCGCGGTTCGCTGTTGGCCGCGTACGCGCCTGGCGCCCCACCGCGACAAGTGACCAAGGGCCAGGCGAAGCGCATTCCCGCCGGCTCGAAGATCATCATGCAGATCCATTACACGACCAATGGACGGCCGCAGCAAGATCTCAGCTCGCTGGGCTTGAAGCTGTGCGACGCCTCGGAAGTCAAGCAAGAGGTCGAATCCGGCTGGGCCGTCAACTTCGGCATCGCGATTCCGCCCAACATGGCGAACTTCAAGTCGTTCTCCATGCACCGGTTTACCGATGATCGCCTGCTGCTGTTCCTGACGCCGCATATGCACATGCGCGGAAAATCGTTCCGCTACGAGGCCTGGTACCCCAACGGCAAGCGCGAGATTCTGCTCGACGTGCCACGCTGGGATTTCAACTGGCAGATCGACTACGTGCTGGCCGAACCCAAATTGATGCCCAAGGGAACGCAGCTACGCTGCTTCGCGACGTATGACAATTCGGCGGGAAACCCGGCCAACCCCGACCCGTCGAAGTGGGTTTTCTTCGGCGAACAGACGTGGGACGAAATGATGATCGGCTGGTTCACGGCCGTGACGCCTTTACCGGATGCTTCGGCCGAAAAGCCAGCCGCGGCCCCGGCCGAAGCGACAAGCGGCCGCTAG